In Salvelinus sp. IW2-2015 unplaced genomic scaffold, ASM291031v2 Un_scaffold16323, whole genome shotgun sequence, the DNA window AGCACACTACATGTGTCCAGGGCAACATATtcactatgggctctggtcaaaagtagtgcacttcatagggaatagagGGCTATTTGggatacatttacatacagtattagaTGAACAGGTGTTGAAATCTCACTTTCTGAAATCCTGCCAGTGAGTTGAGTTCTAACTCTCCCTTTGGCTGAGattgaggaagggagagaggtacagtatatgagagaggagaggttagaggaggaagggagagatgtatatgagagagaagaggagaggtgaggaaaggagaggagaggaggggagagaggtatGGGAGAGTGGAGAGgttaggggaggaggggggagggaagcgaggtatatgagagaggagaggttaggtgaggagaggaggaaagatgaTGGGTCAAGGTGTTAAAGGGATTTTGTGAGATTTTGGCAATTTAGCCCACTTTCTTTAGGTTTGAAGGAAGTTTTTTAATTAACTACTGTAGCTTCAGCACAATTGCCAACTATGAGAGCAGATCCCAAAGACTTCTAGTCATTGCGCTGACGCTAGTTAGCGATCGCTGGAAAAACTACCTTCAAAGTCCTTCAAATTGCATGCAGAGACAAAATCTGCCTCTTGGTAAGAAGAAAATGGTTTTACTTGCCAAAATATTGGCAAATATTGGCAAATACCAATACTATCCCTTTAAGGAGGaaatagcaccggttccaatccaagtgccatttatcaaactccaggcggtgctatggtcagatgacatgaaaatagagctctttagTCATGAACTTCAGCGGTGGTTTTGGTGTGGAAAAACAGAAGCATGTGCAGAGaagtacctcatacctacagTAAAATATGCTTCTGCATCTTTAATGTTTATGAAGTGATTTTGCTTCCCTGGTTCTGTGGCCCTTTTTAAGCTCAACGGCATCATAAACTTggtaccaagtaccaggacattataGCCCCAAAAAAACGAGTTATCTCTGCCGGGATGCTGAcattggccgcaagtggatcttcaaGCAAGACAATAGCCCCcgagcacacatcaaaatccacaatgaAATGGTTAAATGACCACAAAATCAATATGTTGCAAtgtccatctcagtctccggacagaaaggacgcctgtatctttgtagtgactgggtgtattgatacactgtccaatgtgtaattaataccattctcaaagggatattcaatgtctgctttttttactttttcccatctatcaataggtgtcATTGTAAagaggattaatgtgcttcattttaacaagttatttggccactttagttgtgatacaaaccttatcaaaacacatggtgcggcagggtagcctagtgttagagcgttggactagtaaccgaaaggttgcaagattgaatccccgagctgacaaggtacaaatctgtcattctgcccctgaacccactgttcctagatcgtcattgaaaataagaatttgttcttagctgacttacctagttaaataaaggtaaaataaaacatataggcctattggCTCAGCTACATGAGGTGTGGCACCATGATTTGWAGAAGTRGCCCAAAAAAAGGTATGTGCTGTTTCTTGAATTCCACTGGGCATCATTCACTACTGatgggctaatattgtcacccatcagactattcttgatttaatctggtctttaaaTCTACTAAATCTgttaaatttgttttgatttagaatggacaatTATCAATGCATCTGTCTCAAAACAggggccataatgtattattccagcccaggtgaatTTAGATTTTGGCTAGATGGGGTTcattgtatgtgcaaagttttacgctgatccaatgaaccatttcatttctgttcaaaatgtagtATCaacactgcccaaatgtgcctaatttgttaatGAACATTATCTGACTTATTAAACATTATCTGACTAGgcacaatttatattttggctactagatggcagcagtgtattagcaaagtttgcatttctattcaaaatgttgtataaaGCCTACCNNNNNNNNNNNNNNNNNNNNNNNNNNNNNNNNNNNNNNNNNNNNNNNNNNNNNNNNNNNNNNNNNNNNNNNNNNNNNNNNNNNNNNNNNNNNNNNNNNNNNNNNNNNNNNNNNNNNNNNNNNNNNNNNNNNNNNNNNNNNNNNNNNNNNNNNNNNNNNNNNNNNNNNNNNNNNNNNNNNNNNNNNNNNNNNNNNNNNNNNNNNNNNNNNNNNNNNNNNNNNNNNNNNNNNNNNNNNNNNNNNNNNNNNNNNNNNNNNNNNNNNNNNNNNNNNNNNNNNNNNNNNNNNNNNNNNNNNNNNNNNNNNNNNNNNNNNNNNNNNNNNNNNNNNNNNNNNNNNNNNNNNNNNNNNNNNNNNNNNNNNNNNNNNNNNNNNNNNNNNNNNNNNNNNNNNNNNNNNNNNNNNNNNNNNNNNNNNNNNNNNNNNNNNNNNNNNNNNNNNNNNNNNNNNNNNNNNNNNNNNNNNNNNNNNNNNNNNNNNNNNNNNNNNNNNNNNNNNNNNNNNNNNNNNNNNNNNNNNNNNNNNNNNNNNNNNNNNNNNNNNNNNNNNNNNNNNNNNNNNNNNNNNNNNNNNNNNNNNNNNNNNNNNNNNNNNNNNNNNNNNNNNNNNNNNNNNNNNNNNNNNNNNNNNNNNNNNNNNNNNNNNNNNNNNNNNNNNNNNNNNNNNNNNNNNNNNNNNNNNNNNNNNNNNNNNNNNNNNNNNNNNNNNNNNNNNNNNNNNNNNNNNNNNNNNNNNNNNNNNNNNNNNNNNNNNNNNNNNNNNNNNNNNNNNNNNNNNNNNNNNNNNNNNNNNNNNNNNNNNNNNNNNNNNNNNNNNNNNNNNNNNNNNNNNNNNNNNNNNNNNNNNNNNNNNNNNNNNNNNNNNNNNNNNNNNNNNNNNNNNNNNNNNNNNNNNNNNNNNNNNNNNNNNNNNNNNNNNNNNNNNNNNNNNNNNNNNNNNNNNNNNNNNNNNNNNNNNNNNNNNNNNNNNNNNNNNNNNNNNNNNNNNNNNNNNNNNNNNNNNNNNNNNNNNNNNNNNNNNNNNNNNNNNNTTTGTCGATGAGGTGGACGGGGTGCATCGGAACGATGCCGGCAAACACAGGTCCTGGAGGCTGACATGGTGGGAGGGGGATGGACAGGGAAGGACATAGTCATGTTGTATTACAATGCCTATCAGTTTTATAGCATAGGACATGACAAAATCTAGTTGTGTTGAGGGTTTATTCTTGCAGAGCGTGGACAGCTGCTGTTTGCGTCAATGACGAGGAGAGCCAGTCGCTTCCTCCCATCCAACAATCGAGAACCCCAGCAAGCAAGTGACACCACCCTTTCATTAtcaataaactcagcaaaaaaagaaacgtctcctCACTATCAacgcgtttattttcagcaataaCATGCGTGTAAAATATTTTGTCagcaacaactgagacacaaactgaataagttccacagacgatgtgactaacagaaatggaaataATGTGTCCGTTCTGGCTCCTGCCCTAGAGCCGTTCTGGCTCGCGCAAGCAATGGCTCGTGCAAGCACTTACCTACATAATACAGTGCAAATTACATATACAAAGTAacttaagtactgcagtgcatctctcctcATGGGActgaccagatttgccagttcttgctgtgagatgtttttACCCCACtatccaccaaggcacctgcaagttcccagacatttctgggggggaatggccctttgCCTCACCTttacgatccaacaggtcccagacgtgtcaatgggattgagatccgggctctgttcgctggcaatggcagaacactgacattctgtctTGCAAGGATTCACCACagaagagcagtatggctggggcaatgtcatgctggagggttatgtcaggatgagcctgcaggaaaggtaccacatgagggcaggatgatgtcttccctgaagcacagcgttgagattgtctgcGCATGACAACAAGCATCAGTCTGATAGATGCGgtgacacacagccccagaccatgacggacctccactcacatcgatcccgctccagagtacaggcctctgtgtaaacggccattccttcaacgataaacgcgaatttgACCATCACCCTCGGTGagaacaaaaccgcgactcgtcagtgagagcactttttgccagtcctgttggtccagtgacggtgggtttgtggtCTATAGGCGACGTTTGTTGccgggtgatgtctggtgaggacctgccttacaacaggcctacaactcagtccagcctctctcaggctaCTACGGACAgtcctgagcactgatggaggattgtgtgttcctgtgtaACTCGGGCAAGTTGTGTTTGCCATCCTCGATACCtgttcccgcaggtgtgatgttcgatgtCCGATCCTGTGccggtgttgttacacgtgtctgCCGACGCGAggagatcagctgtccgtctgtctcctgtagcgctgtctcctggccatctcacagtacggatattgcaatttattgccctgccacatctgtagtcctcatgcataccttgcagcatgcccaaggcacgttccgcagatgaacagggacccttGGGCATTCTTCttatggtgtttttcagagtcagtagaaggccACTTTAGTGTCTAAGTTTCATAACTGTACCTATAGTGCCTACTgcctgtctgtaagctgttagtgtcttaatgtccgttccacaggtgcatgttcattaattgtttatggttcattgaacaagcatgggaaacagtgtttaaaccctttacaatgaagatctgtgaagttatttggatttttaagaattatcttcgaaagacagggtcctgaaaaagggccgtttctttttttgctgagtttagatatatTCCatatatcaatcaaatcaaagaaCTGAAGGGTAGCAACATAACATAACAAACAAGCCCAAGTTTCCTCACACCAACAATAACCTTTGACCTTTCCCCATTGTTTTACTGCACCCTAAGGCTTCCCAACCCAAGACCCTACAGTGGCTGTAACTTTAGTCTTCCCTGGTCTCCTCACCTCGGTTTGGTCTCCAGAACTTCTCCATGCCGTGCCTCATCAGCACGATGCGCGACAGCTCCGTGAACGACTCGATGACGTTGAAGTTGCACAGGGGGCTGACCTCAAAGAAGGTCATGCCGTTCTTCTCGGCGTAGGCGCGGGCCTGCTCCGTGGGCACCTGCCTCTTAAAGGCCAGGTGGAGCCGGTTGCCTACTAGGATGCGGGGCACCCCCGGGGCATGctgggggaaaggagagaaagtTAAGGTGAGGATAAGAAAGCCATAGGAGGATGATATTGATAGTAGGGGCTGTTTTGTTAACAACTCCTATCTTGTTTACGATTCCTTTAATCAAATCACACACAAACCCTGTTCGAACAGGARACACACCGGCCTTCTCAAAGCAGGAAAGGAAACAGGAAGAGCAGAATGACCTTTATTCtgtaaatacatttgcatgtCCAGGAATTTCTCTTGGTGAAATGGTGCTGctacagagtcagacagacaataGACAGAAAAAAACGAAATAGAGAGACACATAATCCACACACAGCAAGTACACTGAAGCTAAAAACGACAGACTATATCATTAACACTTTAAACTACattagaacaaaacaaaacattaggaacacctgctcYTTCcaagacacagactgaccaggtgRAYccaggtgaaagctatgatcccttattgatgtcagttgttaaatccactgTTTCAGTTCTCTATACGTTCTGCACGAAAACCTGTCCCTGATATTCACACCTCTGCTCAAAACAAGGACTTGAATTTAACTTCACACTTTTTACTGTATAATAAAAAAGGCTACTGCAGAAAATAGCTGATTTGCTCATATCCAAAGGCCTACCTGTGATTGGGCAGGAGGAATGTAGTAAGGAATACAAATGCATGATCATCTGCTTTTTCATAGTGGCATTTAGGGGAAACACACTAGGCCTATATGAAACCATCTTTAGACTAttcttcacaccacacacacacacacacaacacacacacacaccacacacacacacacacacacacacaccacacacacacacacacacacacacacacacacacacacacacacacacacacacacacacaccaaaagtaGGCACCAAACTGAATTTAAGGAACAGaaaaaccagaagaaaaaaatagaTTTAGCTTAGAATACATTAATTAGGCATGTGCATCCTACCTTTAAAGCATCTCTTTGAGAGGACTATCGACCCCTTTTCCCGGTGCCATCCAAATGTGTGCACAGAGAAGGTACCAtgatgttagctagccagccaggtagCATGGCTAAACAAGCTTGTTTCCGCGAGTAGTTTAAAACGGCCGGCGACAACGGTTGAAAATATTATCTAAAAATGTGCACCAATtcacaggagagaggggagaaggtagCTCCGGTAACATGGGGCATAACTTTTGAGTGGCTTTCAGTGTTGTTAAGGCGCAAGCATGACTGTCACTTTGCTCTGTTTTTCCTGTCTGGCAGTAGCCTCAAGGGGCTGCGTGACAGAGAAGCCTAGTCAGACTGGCCCTGCTTGTTCTTACTGGCGAATGAAACCATACCGCTCCAATAACTAAACAAATGTAACAACAAACCTCATCACTGTCTGCACACCCCAGCTCGTCATCACGGCTTAATAACATTTATAAACTGATGGAGAACGGATGGAGAGGAGCAGCTGAGGCAGGCTAATGGCTGGTTAGGGATGTGGCAGGCTGCTCACAGCTGTCGTGACATGGGTGAAGTACTCATTCTGATATGAGTCACACTCTTAACTCTgtttaatattttatttgtagGACGCGTAGGGAAGCATTCTGTGCTCAGTCATTCATTTCTAAATGAGAAACGCACCATCATTTAGTGATCGATCACACAGGGAGAAGATATTTTCAGCCTCTTCTCCATTTTTTCCCCCGGATCTACACGATTCACGTGGACAACCTATTTTGAAATGAAAACGGCGAATATCTCAAAAAGGTGATGAGTTTGTATCTTTGcggattttttgtttgtttgtatttatcctttatttacctaggcaagtcagttaagaacaaattcttatttacaatgacggcctaggaacagtgggttaactgccttgttcaggggcagaacgacagatttttaccttgtcagatcggggattcaatctggcaacctttcagttactagtccaaccctctaaccactaggctacctgccgccacaataGTGCARAGTGTAAAGTCTATGAGCGGGAAGATAAAAGGTGTACCAGTGGCCAGTTGGTGAARGCCAC includes these proteins:
- the LOC112080411 gene encoding ras-related protein Rab-40C, which codes for MFVFSGIDYKTTTILLDGRRVKLELWDTSGQGRFCTIFRSYSRGAQGILLVYDITNGWSFDGIDRWIREIDEHAPGVPRILVGNRLHLAFKRQVPTEQARAYAEKNGMTFFEVSPLCNFNVIESFTELSRIVLMRHGMEKFWRPNRGEETRED